The following proteins are co-located in the Raphanus sativus cultivar WK10039 unplaced genomic scaffold, ASM80110v3 Scaffold0271, whole genome shotgun sequence genome:
- the LOC108846218 gene encoding auxin-responsive protein SAUR21 gives MALVRTLLGAKKVLSYSLAAASTSKRATSAAPKGFLAVYVGESQKKRYIVPISYLSQPSFQALLSKSEEEFGFDHPMGGLTIPCPEDTFINVTSRLQQ, from the coding sequence ATGGCTTTGGTGAGAACTCTCTTGGGTGCAAAAAAGGTTCTTAGCTACTCCTTAGCAGCAGCTTCTACGAGCAAAAGGGCAACATCGGCGGCACCAAAAGGGTTTCTTGCGGTGTACGTAGGAGAGAGCCAGAAGAAAAGATATATAGTGCCAATCTCATACCTGAGCCAGCCTTCCTTTCAAGCTCTGCTCAGTAAATCCGAAGAAGAGTTTGGGTTTGATCATCCAATGGGCGGCTTAACAATCCCTTGTCCTGAAGATACATTCATCAATGTGACTTCTCGGCTTCAGCAATGA
- the LOC108844358 gene encoding eukaryotic translation initiation factor NCBP — translation MEIAERRDEEIRESGNMENIKSDSFSDERYSRDLKAGLHPLRYKFAIWYTRRTPGVRSQTSYEDNIKKIVDFSTVEGFWACYCHLARSSLLPSPTDLHFFKDGIRPLWEDSANCNGGKWIVRFSKVVSARFWEDLLLALVGDQLDDADNICGAVLSVRFNEDIISVWNRNASDHQAVMGLRDSIKRHLKLPHAYVMEYKPHDASLRDNSSYRNTWMRG, via the exons ATGGAGATAGCGGAGCGTAGGGATGAGGAGATCAGAGAATCTGGAAACATGGAGAACATAAAGTCCGACTCTTTTTCCGATGAACGCTACTCTCGCGACCTCAAAGCTGGTCTCCATCCTCTACGG TACAAGTTTGCGATTTGGTACACACGTCGTACACCAGGCGTCAGGAGCCAAACATCTTATGAGGATAACATTAAGAAGATTGTTGATTTCAGCACG GTGGAAGGATTTTGGGCATGCTACTGTCACCTAGCTCGTTCTTCTCTCTTGCCTAGTCCTACTGATCTTCATTTCTTCAAGGATGGCATTCGCCCCTTGTGGGAG GATTCTGCTAACTGCAATGGAGGAAAGTGGATCGTACGTTTCTCCAAAGTTGTATCTGCTCGCTTCTGGGAGGATCTG cTTCTTGCCTTGGTAGGGGACCAGCTTGATGATGCTGACAATATCTGTGGGGCAGTACTGAGCGTCCGCTTCAACGAGGACATTATTAGTGTATGGAATCGCAATGCTTCTGATCATCAG GCAGTGATGGGTTTGAGAGACTCAATCAAGCGGCATTTGAAGCTGCCTCATGCTTATGTTATGGAATACAAACCCCACGATGCTTCTCTCCGCGACAACTCCTCCTACAGGAACACATGGATGAGAGGATAG